In Carya illinoinensis cultivar Pawnee chromosome 10, C.illinoinensisPawnee_v1, whole genome shotgun sequence, one DNA window encodes the following:
- the LOC122279523 gene encoding peroxidase 27-like yields MATRKLFSVLFLQFMFVVLLVLDPANAHKELKVGFYEKSCPEAEAIVKKVMVEILSKAPTLAAPLIRLHFHDCFVRGCDGSVLLDSSTKQAEKDFASNLSLRGFQIIDRVKSALEKACPGVVSCADILAIVARDAAATIKGPSWEVETGRKDGRVSSITEASDNLPPPYANITLLIRIFQGKGLSIKDLVVLSGAHTVGTSHCHSFDYRLYNFTGKLGTTDPKLDPNYIKRLKSKCNKLGDETTLAEMDPGSFKTFDASYYTLVAKRMGLFESDAALLNNTKTKSYVKLQAATGGSTFFDDFGVSMVNMGRIGVLTGKAGEIRKQCSKVNK; encoded by the exons ATGGCCACCCGAAAGCTTTTCTCAGTTTTATTCCTCCAGTTCATGTTTGTAgttcttcttgttcttgacCCTGCAAATGCGCATAAGGAACTGAAAGTAGGGTTTTATGAAAAGTCATGCCCAGAAGCCGAGGCCATTGTTAAGAAGGTTATGGTCGAAATCTTATCAAAAGCACCTACACTTGCCGCGCCTTTGATAAGATTGCATTTCCACGATTGTTTCGTCAGG GGTTGTGATGGGTCAGTGCTGTTGGACTCTTCAACAAAACAAGCTGAAAAAGATTTTGCTTCTAATCTAAGCCTTCGGGGATTTCAAATTATCGATAGAGTCAAGTCTGCACTGGAAAAGGCATGTCCTGGTGTGGTTTCATGTGCTGACATATTGGCTATAGTAGCTAGAGACGCGGCTGCTACG ATCAAGGGACCATCTTGGGAAGTCGAAACTGGACGAAAAGATGGAAGGGTTTCAAGCATAACAGAGGCCTCAGACAATCTACCACCACCATATGCCAACATTACCCTATTGATAAGAATTTTTCAAGGAAAGGGGCTAAGCATAAAAGACCTTGTAGTTCTTTCAG GTGCACACACCGTTGGGACGTCTCACTGTCACTCCTTCGACTACCGTCTCTATAACTTCACGGGAAAGCTGGGTACTACTGACCCCAAATTGGATCCTAACTATATAAAACGATTGAAGAGCAAATGCAATAAGCTAGGTGATGAAACCACACTCGCGGAAATGGATCCAGGAAGCTTCAAAACATTTGATGCAAGTTACTATACTCTTGTAGCTAAGAGAATGGGTTTGTTCGAATCAGATGCAGCTCTCCTTAATAATACCAAGACTAAATCGTATGTCAAACTTCAAGCTGCTACTGGCGGTTCTACTTTCTTTGATGACTTTGGAGTTTCAATGGTGAATATGGGTAGGATTGGAGTTCTCACTGGCAAGGCTGGTGAAATCAGGAAACAATGCAGCAAAGTTAAcaagtaa
- the LOC122278155 gene encoding uncharacterized protein LOC122278155, with the protein MAEDDYIDDMQHMLDDVRAGTFVDVPQENTATPNTPPVPEDSPATAFDKLLEDARRPLFDGCTKFTKLSFIVKLLHLKSIGGWSIKSFDMLLDLLRSSFPDALLPQSYEELRSLKRGLGFKYHKIHACPNDCILFWKENAELNECPVCKALRWMPNAHGSRVIPQKVLHHFPLKPRLQLLFMSAKITGDMRWHKEQRAIEDTSMRHPADSECWKKFDEHHSWFAADPRNVRLGLACDGFTPFNNLAKPHSIWPVILISYNLPPWSCMKDQYFMTFLIIPGPKSPGNEIDVYLQPLLDELIELWEYRVSTYDAVSKETFMLHTALLWTINDFPAYVNISGWSTKGKLACPSCNAKGDYNWLKYGRKHFYMGHRHFLPLDHIWRRRKGLFNGKEDHRMPPRDIGGYDILTQLQMIEDVQFGKSRRKRKRTTEELNWTKCSIFFQLPYWSTLQLRHNLDVMHIEKNITENILFTLMNTPGKTKDNINSRRDLEILGYRKELHLRHEGDHVTMPHALYALHGDERHKFCEWLSEIKFPDGFSSNISNCVSLRDCKIGGLKSHDYHVFLQRLLPIAAGGFLRSDIVLALTKLNTFFKELCVRTLDVNRLSQLQTDIVTILCKLEMIFPPSFFDVMVHLAIHLSREAILGGPIQYRWMYSFERYLRKFKLYVKNKARPEGSIAEAYIHSECLTFCSIYLNDVETKFNRADRNVDADEEETIDGFKIFNQKVRSLGSASNVQLEDKLFKAAIWYVLNNCQEI; encoded by the coding sequence ATGGCAGAAGATGATTATATCGATGACATGCAGCATATGTTGGATGATGTGCGGGCAGGCACCTTTGTTGATGTGCCCCAAGAAAACACTGCTACGCCAAATACTCCACCAGTACCTGAAGATTCACCAGCAACTGCTTTTGACAAACTACTGGAGGATGCTCGACGTCCTCTTTTCGACGGGTGTACAAAATTCACAAAGCTGTCATTCATTGTCAAGTTATTACACCTCAAATCAATCGGTGGATGGTCAATTAAGTCATTCGACATGCTCCTTGATCTGTTGCGGTCATCTTTTCCTGATGCGCTCttgccacaatcatatgaggaATTAAGGTCTTTGAAGCGCGGGTTGGGTTTCAAGTACCACAAAATCCATGCGTGCCCCaatgactgcatcttattctggaaggaaaatgccgAACTTAATGAATGCCCTGTATGTAAGGCTTTGAGGTGGATGCCAAATGCACACGGCTCACGCGTtatacctcaaaaagtgttACACCATTTTCCATTGAAACCGAGATTGCAGCTTCTCTTTATGTCTGCAAAGATAACAggtgatatgagatggcataaagagcaacGGGCGATAGAAGATACTAGTATGAGACATCCGGCTGACTCTGAgtgttggaagaaatttgatgaacatcatagTTGGTTTGCTGCGGATCCACGCAATGTTAGGCTCGGTCTGGCCTGTGACGGATTCACTCCCTTCAACAACTTGGCTAAGCCtcatagcatttggccagtgatTCTTATCTCGTATAACTTGCCGCcgtggtcatgcatgaaagatcaaTACTTTATGACTTTTTTGATTATTCCTGGCCCAAAGTCACCAGGGAATGAGATCGATGTGTACCTGCAGCCGTTGCTTGATGAACTGATTGAATTGTGGGAATATAGGGTATCAACATATGATGCCGTATCTAAGGAGACGTTTATGTTGCATACTGCATTgttgtggacaatcaatgacttccCTGCCTATGTGAATATTTCTGGCTGGTCAACAAAGGGAAAATTAGCTTGTCCGTCTTGCAATGCCAAGGGTGACTACAATTGGTTGAAATATGGCCGAAAACATTTCTATATGGGACACCGACACTTCTTACCGCTAGATCACATATGGAGAAGACGGAAAGGATTGTTCAAcggtaaagaagatcatcgcATGCCGCCAAGAGATATAGGAGGATACGATATTCTGACACAATTACAGATGATTGAGGATGTTCAGTTTGGCAAATCTCGAAGGAAGAGAAAACGTACTACTGAAGAGCTGAACTGGACAAAGTGTAGCATATTCTTCCAgttaccttattggtcaacaCTTCAACTTCGgcataatttagatgttatgcatattgagaagaatattacCGAAAACATCTTATTCACTTTAATGAACACTCCAGGAAAAACTAAAGACAATATAAATTCAAGGCGTGACTTGGAGATATTGGGGtatagaaaagaattacatttgaggcATGAGGGTGATCATGTAACAATGCCACATGCACTGTATGCATTACACGGAGATGAAAGGCATAAATTTTGTGAGTGGCTGTCCGAGATCAAATTTCCAGATGGGTTCTCTTCCAATATCTCGAATTGTGTTTCTCTACGTGATTGCAAAATCGGCGGGTTAAAAAGCCACGATTATCATGTTTTCCTTCAAAGACTACTCCCAATTGCTGCTGGGGGGTTTCTAAGAAGTGACATTGTCTTGGCTTTGACTAAACTTAACACgttcttcaaagagttgtgcgTGAGAACACTGGATGTGAATCGCCTATCTCAGCTCCAAACTGATATCGTCACGATTCTAtgcaaattggagatgatattccctccctcatttttcgatgtcatggtccacctaGCTATCCATTTATCTCGTGAGGCCATACTTGGGGGTCCAATacaatatagatggatgtacTCATTTGAGAGATACCTCAGAAAATTCAAActgtatgttaagaataaagcccgaccagaaggttcaatagccGAGGCCTACATTCACAGTGAATGCCTGACTTTTTGCTCTATATACCTAAATGATGTTGAGACGAAGTTCAATCGAGCGGACCGCAACGTTGATGCTGACGAAGAGGAGACTATagatggattcaaaattttcaatcagAAAGTTCGTTCCTTGGGTTCAGCTTCTaatgtgcaattagaagatAAACTCTTTAAAGCAGCCATTTGGTACGTGCTCAACAATTGTCAGGAGATTTGA